The Salvelinus alpinus chromosome 35, SLU_Salpinus.1, whole genome shotgun sequence genome window below encodes:
- the fpr1 gene encoding chemerin-like receptor 1, with the protein MMALTTTPLYLEIWTELSHNDSSPGNSTDDYEDYTDEHAELRQSLNIMSLIVYCLAFVLGVLGNGLVIWVTGFKMKKTVNTVWFLNLAVADFLFTAFLPLSVTYTAMDFHWPFGKFMCKLNSTISFLNMFASVYILVVISVDRCVSVVRPVWAQNHRNIRKASCISLGVWLWALVLSSPYFVFRDIGASYKNEEIVNCFNNFAFSDDYDTKEVAELRVFRHQAMIVTRFLLGFVVPFAIIVTCYAIIIHRLKRNRNLASHSGRPFKIIAAVITAFFLCWAPYHIMALIEMVNNAAAEFSYTLDHVTTIGVPIATSLAFLNSCLNPLLYVFMGQDFKDKLRKSILTVLESAFTEEVSRSNHTYTNSGLTSRSKEKSYSDAEV; encoded by the coding sequence ATGATGGCCTTAACCACAACTCCTTTGTATCTTGAGATCTGGACAGAGCTGTCTCACAACGACTCATCGCCAGGCAACTCGACAGACGACTATGAGGACTACACTGACGAGCACGCAGAGCTCCGGCAGTCCCTCAACATCATGTCCCTCATCGTCTACTGCCTGGCCTTCGTGCTGGGGGTTCTGGGAAATGGACTTGTCATCTGGGTGACGGGATTTAAGATGAAGAAGACGGTCAACACGGTGTGGTTCCTCAACCTGGCTGTGGCCGACTTCCTTTTCACAGCGTTCCTGCCTCTCAGCGTGACCTACACGGCCATGGACTTTCACTGGCCCTTCGGCAAGTTCATGTGCAAGCTCAACTCCACGATCAGCTTCCTCAACATGTTCGCCAGCGTCTACATCCTGGTGGTCATCAGCGTGGACAGGTGTGTGTCCGTGGTGCGTCCTGTCTGGGCCCAGAACCATCGGAACATACGCAAGGCGTCCTGTATCAGTCTGGGTGTCTGGCTGTGGGCCCTGGTCCTCAGCTCCCCCTACTTTGTCTTCCGGGACATCGGGGCGTCCTACAAGAACGAAGAAATCGTCAACTGCTTCAACAACTTTGCTTTCTCCGATGACTATGACACAAAGGAGGTGGCAGAGCTGCGAGTGTTCCGCCATCAGGCCATGATCGTCACCCGCTTCCTGCTGGGCTTCGTGGTGCCCTTCGCCATCATCGTCACTTGCTACGCCATCATCATCCACCGGCTCAAGAGGAACCGCAACCTGGCCAGCCACTCCGGGCGGCCATTCAAGATCATCGCCGCCGTCATCACAGCTTTCTTCCTGTGCTGGGCCCCCTACCACATCATGGCCCTGATCGAGATGGTGAACAACGCGGCCGCTGAGTTCAGCTACACGTTAGACCACGTCACCACCATCGGGGTCCCCATAGCCACCAGCCTGGCCTTCCTCAACAGCTGTCTGAACCCCCTGCTGTACGTGTTCATGGGCCAGGACTTCAAGGATAAGCTGCGCAAGTCCATTCTGACGGTTCTGGAGAGTGCCTTCACTGAGGAAGTGTCAAGGTCCAACCACACCTACACAAACTCTGGACTCACAAGCCGTAGCAAGGAGAAGTCCTATTCTGATGCTGAGGTATAG